In one window of Methanococcoides methylutens DNA:
- a CDS encoding COG1361 S-layer family protein, protein MQRRNLKITKELPIFAILLVLLTIMLTPVSAQESSATSLDVDIQKYEPYPAEIGQYVDVWIKVENFRSGQSDDVSIRLVPEYPLSLDSENNAIKDIGILSPDTASVQEYRLYVDENAKPGTASFDVYYRGDSDSPWVKDTFEMKVGSTTFESKGTLELEDITANPGVFSPGDTGTVSFTLTNTATENTINFEGKDYDTNARIQSATLSGSEIIQTTSVEQDAGIIGPGNSVTLTFNVEVPEETPEGTYYLDLSVIGNSHAYNNNWRVPLTVDSSSLKMIPSKPMILTNGEGKIQFDVANLHPNTLSSVSVRPEAEGIKFSPAEYFIGTMKPDELFTIEFTAVVEDEEAVTPLTLDAEYRNGFNDHTTSEEVGSFDITEEDNGSGVTSAAAALGLAVVAGSTLFVYRKKKQD, encoded by the coding sequence ATGCAAAGAAGAAACCTGAAGATAACAAAAGAATTACCAATATTTGCAATCCTTCTGGTGCTGTTGACAATTATGTTGACCCCAGTATCAGCACAGGAAAGCAGTGCAACAAGCCTTGATGTGGACATCCAGAAGTACGAGCCATATCCAGCGGAGATAGGACAATATGTTGACGTCTGGATCAAAGTAGAAAACTTCCGATCAGGACAATCTGATGATGTTTCCATAAGACTTGTACCCGAATATCCACTCTCTCTCGATTCCGAGAACAATGCCATCAAAGATATCGGCATACTCTCCCCCGATACTGCATCCGTGCAGGAATACCGCCTGTATGTGGACGAAAATGCAAAACCGGGAACAGCTTCTTTTGATGTATACTACAGAGGTGATAGCGATAGCCCCTGGGTAAAAGATACTTTTGAAATGAAGGTTGGGTCTACTACCTTTGAAAGCAAGGGAACACTTGAACTGGAAGATATTACAGCTAATCCCGGTGTATTCAGCCCGGGAGATACCGGAACCGTCAGTTTCACACTAACCAATACTGCCACAGAGAACACAATAAATTTCGAAGGTAAGGATTACGATACTAATGCACGTATCCAGTCTGCAACTCTTTCAGGCTCTGAGATCATCCAGACCACAAGCGTAGAACAGGATGCCGGAATAATCGGACCGGGAAATTCGGTAACACTTACATTTAATGTGGAAGTTCCTGAGGAAACACCGGAAGGTACCTACTACCTTGACCTTTCAGTTATCGGAAATTCACACGCCTATAATAACAACTGGAGAGTTCCACTTACAGTTGATAGCTCATCCCTCAAGATGATACCGTCAAAACCAATGATACTTACTAACGGTGAAGGGAAGATCCAGTTCGATGTGGCAAACCTTCATCCAAATACACTTTCATCCGTAAGTGTCAGACCGGAAGCTGAAGGCATCAAATTCTCACCAGCAGAGTATTTTATCGGGACCATGAAGCCTGATGAACTTTTTACCATAGAGTTCACTGCAGTGGTGGAAGATGAAGAAGCAGTAACCCCTCTTACGCTGGATGCAGAATACAGGAACGGGTTCAACGACCACACAACCTCCGAAGAGGTCGGTAGTTTTGACATTACGGAAGAAGATAACGGAAGTGGTGTCACAAGCGCTGCTGCAGCCCTTGGACTGGCGGTAGTCGCCGGATCGACACTCTTTGTCTACAGAAAGAAGAAACAGGATTAA
- a CDS encoding ABC transporter permease gives MVSLRQSLEIATGSIFNSKLRSTLTTLGIVIGVAAVIANVAIGASFNQYFDEEIGTIGSNFIYVGAGANEANVLFDNELEVVRNTPGVVRASPLNEQVAEVTYMSDSRRVTVIGVTGDYDEVANIQLSEGSFIKDNDQYVAVIGNEVSEDTFERRLANKNSIDITFRTRDGEEITQTFQVKGIVEKSEASFISTGLDSDTSIFVPISTMNEILSVNDYSGIFAEGESIDTVTETSDEIDKRLGRYMGISSRDMEKDDVKPYFIVDQQELLEEAGSLSDALTALLTAVALISLVVGSIGIMNIMLVTVTERTSEIGLMKAIGYSNYDVLTMFIVESAVVGTIGGVIGVVLGCVGAYGAATFMGLPVVLPATKIFAGFVISILVGLIAGAYPANKAAKMKPVDALRHD, from the coding sequence ATGGTCAGCCTCAGGCAGTCACTTGAGATCGCAACAGGAAGCATCTTCAACTCAAAGCTTCGTTCCACCCTTACAACCCTTGGCATAGTTATCGGCGTAGCTGCCGTTATAGCGAATGTTGCTATTGGTGCAAGCTTTAACCAGTACTTTGACGAGGAGATCGGAACCATTGGATCCAATTTCATATATGTAGGAGCGGGAGCAAACGAGGCGAACGTCCTGTTCGATAATGAACTGGAGGTCGTCAGGAACACACCCGGTGTTGTCAGGGCATCCCCACTCAATGAACAAGTTGCTGAGGTGACATACATGTCGGACTCAAGAAGGGTGACGGTCATTGGAGTTACAGGCGACTATGATGAGGTCGCCAACATCCAGCTCAGTGAAGGAAGCTTCATCAAGGACAATGACCAGTACGTTGCCGTTATTGGAAATGAGGTCTCAGAGGATACTTTTGAGCGCAGGCTTGCAAACAAGAATTCCATAGATATCACCTTCCGAACCCGTGATGGCGAGGAGATCACGCAGACCTTCCAGGTAAAAGGAATTGTCGAAAAATCCGAAGCAAGTTTCATTTCAACAGGACTGGACTCTGATACAAGTATATTCGTTCCAATTTCCACAATGAACGAGATCCTGTCAGTAAACGATTATTCCGGAATATTTGCAGAAGGCGAATCCATAGATACCGTTACCGAGACCTCAGATGAAATAGACAAGAGGCTCGGACGCTATATGGGGATCTCTTCGAGGGATATGGAAAAGGATGATGTCAAACCCTACTTTATCGTGGACCAGCAGGAATTGCTTGAAGAGGCAGGGAGCCTTTCAGATGCACTTACTGCACTTCTGACAGCGGTTGCATTGATCTCACTTGTTGTGGGATCCATTGGCATCATGAACATCATGTTAGTAACGGTTACAGAACGCACATCAGAGATCGGTTTGATGAAAGCTATCGGATACTCCAATTATGATGTCCTGACAATGTTCATCGTGGAATCCGCTGTTGTGGGAACCATCGGGGGAGTAATTGGCGTGGTCCTCGGTTGCGTTGGAGCATATGGTGCTGCAACCTTCATGGGCCTACCTGTTGTTCTACCTGCAACAAAGATATTCGCAGGGTTTGTGATCTCAATACTTGTAGGTCTGATAGCAGGCGCTTATCCCGCTAACAAAGCTGCAAAGATGAAGCCAGTAGATGCATTGAGACATGACTGA
- a CDS encoding PLDc N-terminal domain-containing protein, which produces MLDSWIFFPINAIMFLMFAGLAIASTLFWIWMLIDCAMNEPSQGNDKLIWAIIIVFTQLLGAVIYFFFRRPKRIAQEISKSSEN; this is translated from the coding sequence ATGCTCGATAGCTGGATATTTTTCCCGATAAATGCAATAATGTTCCTGATGTTTGCAGGACTTGCAATAGCAAGTACATTATTCTGGATCTGGATGCTTATCGACTGTGCAATGAACGAACCATCACAGGGAAATGATAAGCTTATATGGGCAATTATAATAGTCTTTACGCAGTTATTGGGAGCAGTGATCTATTTCTTCTTCAGAAGACCAAAACGGATCGCACAGGAAATATCAAAGAGTTCAGAAAATTAA
- a CDS encoding sensor domain-containing protein, translating to MVERSMKSMIRDFFGVVTRKQTYLNLIYLLFSFPLGTAYFIFLVTGLSMGLSLSITLIGIPILLLMLVAWWELASFERQLAIWLLGIDIPPMESRKFTNQKMTEKLKGYIMNPVTWKGLVFLFIKFPLGIFTLIVSFTLIVFTIALIAVPLIYKTDYVNFGAYQVDSLGVAITIMFGGLLLGIVSLHIMNALAKLSGILAYHLLGSTGSASIDENDYTYINDVDIEDDAEEESPDTTTEATPESAEIEDVDDVGAENNPKD from the coding sequence ATGGTAGAAAGAAGCATGAAAAGTATGATACGGGATTTTTTTGGAGTGGTCACACGTAAACAGACCTATCTGAACCTCATCTACCTGTTGTTCTCTTTCCCGCTTGGAACAGCATATTTCATATTCCTTGTGACAGGACTTTCAATGGGCCTGAGCCTGTCTATCACCCTTATCGGCATCCCAATACTCCTGTTGATGCTCGTAGCATGGTGGGAGCTGGCATCTTTTGAGAGGCAACTTGCCATCTGGCTTCTGGGAATTGATATCCCGCCAATGGAATCCCGGAAGTTCACAAACCAGAAGATGACAGAGAAGCTGAAAGGGTATATCATGAACCCAGTCACATGGAAAGGACTGGTTTTCCTGTTCATCAAGTTCCCACTGGGAATATTCACGCTAATAGTTTCATTTACATTAATAGTATTCACAATAGCCCTGATTGCAGTACCTCTTATCTACAAGACCGATTACGTGAACTTCGGAGCTTACCAGGTGGATTCGCTCGGGGTGGCTATTACAATAATGTTTGGAGGACTGCTATTAGGAATTGTCTCACTACATATCATGAACGCTCTTGCAAAGCTTTCCGGAATACTGGCATATCACCTGCTTGGGAGTACAGGCTCCGCAAGCATAGATGAGAATGACTATACATACATCAATGATGTTGACATCGAAGACGATGCCGAAGAGGAAAGTCCAGACACAACAACTGAAGCAACCCCAGAATCAGCAGAAATCGAAGATGTGGATGATGTTGGGGCTGAAAATAATCCAAAGGATTAA
- a CDS encoding MarR family transcriptional regulator: protein MDALEKIFGKTAQITVLKNLIHHKGESTYLSGIAEETGLSHSSVARVIEPLLEANIVTEKRLGKQIRTFSLNLDNKLTLLILDFYGDLAKMKV, encoded by the coding sequence ATGGATGCTCTTGAAAAAATATTCGGAAAGACGGCACAGATAACTGTTCTGAAGAACCTTATTCACCACAAAGGTGAGTCCACCTACTTATCAGGTATTGCGGAAGAGACCGGCCTTTCCCATTCAAGTGTCGCAAGGGTCATCGAACCTTTGCTTGAAGCGAACATCGTGACCGAAAAACGCCTTGGAAAGCAGATACGCACCTTTAGCCTGAACCTTGACAATAAGCTAACATTATTGATACTTGATTTCTACGGTGATCTGGCCAAAATGAAAGTTTGA
- a CDS encoding response regulator, protein MEKETLDKDIMRLLEEQPDISTKEIAEKLSVSEDMVAKRVKALSDTREKILIVDDEPDAVMATRRALEADGYNVIDAGDGAMAFDLLRSDIPDVILLDVMMPDMDGFEVCKRLKEDPAYRNIPVIMLTAKGEIDDKVGGLDIGADDYVTKPFNLKELKARIKTVLRRAQE, encoded by the coding sequence ATGGAAAAGGAAACGCTTGACAAAGACATCATGAGACTTCTCGAGGAACAGCCGGATATCAGCACCAAGGAAATTGCAGAAAAACTATCTGTTTCTGAAGACATGGTGGCAAAAAGAGTAAAGGCCCTTTCAGATACCCGAGAGAAGATACTTATCGTGGATGATGAACCTGATGCTGTCATGGCCACCAGAAGAGCACTTGAAGCAGATGGATACAATGTCATCGATGCAGGAGATGGTGCCATGGCATTCGATCTCCTGAGGTCCGATATCCCGGACGTTATCCTTCTCGATGTAATGATGCCGGATATGGATGGCTTCGAGGTATGTAAGAGGTTAAAAGAAGATCCTGCGTACAGGAACATACCTGTCATAATGCTTACTGCAAAGGGAGAGATCGATGACAAGGTCGGCGGTCTTGATATCGGGGCAGATGATTATGTAACAAAACCTTTCAACCTGAAGGAACTGAAAGCAAGGATCAAAACGGTGCTGAGAAGAGCACAGGAATGA
- a CDS encoding sensor histidine kinase produces the protein MFARKSRWNAIIVLFITMLFISSILFLGIRANTEVEEQFIEQYTQGQTSQAQQISTGITTFLNEKVTMLEVLSIQPHQIPDDNFESTFANIYEKSKGFYVIEYVDKNGTIVSGYPEENTPLRYNLYENENNIPFDIIKQTGETYITDPLTTFEDELAIYVWVPVYVGEDDFEGAFIAVIEIDEIAEETIKTENPAGYIYLINDHARLLYDSAETELIGKNYFDIVNEPDVSRLEIIGMQTEGLSGSGSFSERNENGFLEQKIISYEPVIWKNQQWSVGVVTPLWYVESLVQSIYIKQGLFAMISVAFILFIGSFIALILFSWNKTLEGEVKNKTSELERSNEYLQNANTKLKELDRLKNDFVSMVSHELKTPLTAMKTSSEFMKESECNPEVKEEMLDLIIRNIDRQARMVDDLLDISRIESGRMKFNPEDVNINEIVETSLQTVEKQAKDKGINIKVGYPEESLTIKTDKDKLIRVFVNLLTNAIKFTPHDGEVEISVTDAGNHIQASIKDNGIGIPPEKREKIFDKFYQVDSTATRKAGGTGLGLAIIKGIIDGQGGSIFVESETYKGSTFTFRLPKELKEEDFTEIEQY, from the coding sequence ATGTTTGCCAGAAAAAGCAGATGGAATGCTATCATCGTTCTTTTCATAACGATGCTCTTTATCAGCTCGATCCTATTTTTAGGGATCAGGGCAAACACCGAGGTCGAAGAGCAGTTCATCGAGCAGTATACCCAGGGGCAAACATCACAGGCACAGCAGATCTCCACCGGCATAACCACCTTCCTCAATGAGAAGGTTACCATGCTGGAGGTCCTTTCCATACAACCCCACCAGATACCTGATGATAATTTTGAAAGCACCTTTGCCAACATATACGAAAAATCAAAGGGCTTTTACGTTATTGAGTATGTGGACAAGAATGGAACTATAGTATCAGGGTATCCCGAAGAGAACACACCGCTAAGATACAACTTGTACGAGAATGAAAACAATATTCCTTTTGATATAATAAAGCAGACCGGTGAAACTTACATTACCGATCCACTCACCACGTTTGAGGACGAACTGGCAATATATGTGTGGGTGCCTGTATACGTTGGTGAAGATGACTTTGAAGGCGCCTTTATCGCAGTTATCGAGATCGATGAGATCGCTGAAGAGACAATAAAAACGGAAAATCCTGCAGGATATATCTACCTGATCAACGACCATGCAAGACTTCTCTACGATAGTGCTGAAACAGAACTTATTGGAAAGAACTACTTTGATATTGTAAATGAACCTGATGTAAGCCGCCTTGAAATAATCGGAATGCAGACAGAGGGGCTTTCCGGCAGTGGCAGTTTTTCGGAAAGGAACGAGAATGGTTTCCTGGAGCAGAAGATCATATCCTACGAACCTGTGATATGGAAGAACCAGCAATGGTCCGTGGGTGTTGTTACACCTCTATGGTATGTGGAATCCCTTGTCCAGTCAATATACATTAAGCAGGGACTCTTTGCAATGATCTCTGTTGCATTCATCCTCTTCATAGGCTCATTTATAGCACTGATCCTGTTCTCCTGGAACAAGACACTCGAGGGTGAAGTAAAGAACAAGACATCCGAGCTGGAAAGGTCTAACGAATACCTGCAAAATGCCAACACGAAGCTCAAGGAGCTTGACAGGCTCAAGAATGATTTCGTGTCAATGGTGTCACATGAGCTGAAAACACCATTGACCGCCATGAAGACATCCAGTGAGTTCATGAAAGAAAGTGAATGCAACCCTGAGGTCAAGGAAGAGATGCTTGACCTTATAATAAGGAACATCGACCGTCAGGCAAGAATGGTGGATGATCTCCTTGACATCTCACGCATCGAATCCGGCAGGATGAAATTCAATCCGGAAGATGTGAACATCAATGAGATCGTTGAGACATCCCTGCAGACAGTTGAAAAGCAGGCAAAGGACAAAGGTATCAACATTAAGGTAGGATATCCTGAAGAGAGCCTTACCATCAAGACGGATAAGGACAAGCTTATCAGGGTATTTGTGAACCTCCTGACGAACGCCATCAAGTTCACACCGCATGATGGAGAGGTTGAGATTAGCGTAACGGATGCTGGAAACCACATACAGGCAAGTATCAAGGACAATGGTATCGGCATACCTCCTGAAAAGCGGGAGAAGATATTCGATAAGTTCTACCAGGTGGATAGTACCGCTACAAGAAAAGCAGGTGGAACAGGTCTTGGACTTGCGATCATCAAAGGAATTATAGACGGGCAGGGCGGCAGCATATTCGTGGAAAGCGAAACCTACAAGGGCAGTACATTCACATTCAGATTACCAAAAGAGCTAAAGGAAGAAGACTTTACAGAGATAGAGCAGTATTAA
- a CDS encoding DUF3887 domain-containing protein, which produces MKLKIKALLVLIIVAAIFQSGCASIDEESFNADIEGYADPIAENALQAINEKNYTKFSADLDPTMKKAFTEEIFLKSANIVQDEIGNYTSKELLEINTAERHTVVIYKANFEKETDDVILRLIFVNSDGQVELRGIWLESSQLKKRMALEERI; this is translated from the coding sequence ATGAAATTAAAGATAAAAGCATTATTGGTTCTCATCATTGTAGCAGCAATATTCCAGAGCGGATGCGCATCCATAGATGAAGAAAGCTTCAATGCCGATATTGAGGGATATGCAGACCCTATTGCAGAAAATGCACTCCAGGCCATCAATGAAAAGAATTACACCAAATTCTCCGCTGATCTGGACCCGACGATGAAAAAGGCATTCACTGAAGAGATCTTTCTGAAATCCGCAAACATAGTTCAGGATGAAATTGGAAACTATACTTCAAAAGAACTGCTGGAGATAAATACTGCTGAAAGACATACGGTTGTTATATATAAGGCCAATTTCGAAAAAGAGACCGATGATGTGATCCTAAGGCTGATATTCGTAAATTCTGATGGACAGGTAGAGCTCAGAGGCATCTGGCTTGAATCCTCACAATTAAAGAAGCGTATGGCTCTGGAAGAGAGAATATAA
- the fdhF gene encoding formate dehydrogenase subunit alpha, with translation MNKLAYINDHPHAIQEGETILQFVKRSQGDKLIPTLCDVSHLKPFGACRVCSVDVALKQDGPTKVVASCHTPVAEGMHIYPSSERILKLRRNIIELVLTDHPLDCLTCEVNNNCQLQEVAARVGVRDARYPAGKDHLNRTKDLSHPYMTSDLSKCINCSRCVRACDEVQGMFVLSMAGRGFESRIIKGMDTSFIESSCVSCGACAQACPTSAISDVYESKSIVVDKKIRTICTYCGVGCNLDVSVKDGKVKSIQAPWDSKVNPGHMCLKGRFAFSFYNHPDRIRTPLIKKNGAFVEATWDEAYDFITSKLNEIIKENGPDHIAGISSSRCPNEENYLMQKFMRAVIGTNNIDGCARICHSPTALGMQRTFGTGAATNSIEDIKCTNCMLVIGANPTDAHPVTGAKIKQAAIKDTTLIVIDPRKTELARYAHYHLQLKPGTNVAMLNLFFYYIIKENLVNISFVEQRTEGFEEFKQHILSLNINELESITGVDRDLVREAAIAYGSAKNAMSFHGLGVTEHSQGTSTVMLIANLAMITGNIGRPGVGVNPLRGQNNVQGAADMGCQPDQGAGYLDVTNDEMHALYENFYGAKLPKHIGYKIPQMYESALQDKLKAMWIIGENVVQTDPNTQMVIKALSKLDLLVVQELFMTETAKLATVILPCASFLEKEGTFTNGERRVQRVNRVVEHLPGTKPDGQVLTEIMQCMGYPQPDYSAQGVLNEIAQIVPFFKGITWENLGENGLQWPVNDGGIDTPILHKETFKRGMGTFYKQTYKESVELQEHSKDYPFIVTTNRGLEHYNSGVMTRRTPNEQLIAEDVLLIHPDDAKEYLINSGDMVCVESPRGKVDIKARISTAVKKGILSTTFHFPEVMINNLTSDICDSDALCPEYKVVAARIRKSRGKYRDPKLK, from the coding sequence ATGAACAAACTAGCCTATATCAATGATCATCCACACGCCATTCAGGAAGGCGAAACTATATTACAATTTGTGAAACGTTCACAAGGTGATAAACTAATTCCGACCTTATGTGATGTGAGCCACCTAAAACCCTTTGGTGCCTGCAGAGTGTGCAGTGTAGATGTTGCATTAAAACAAGACGGGCCCACTAAAGTGGTGGCCTCGTGTCATACACCGGTCGCAGAAGGAATGCACATCTATCCTTCATCAGAACGCATTTTAAAATTGCGTAGAAATATTATTGAATTAGTACTTACCGACCATCCGCTGGATTGTTTAACCTGTGAAGTGAACAACAATTGCCAGCTGCAGGAAGTAGCTGCACGTGTGGGTGTGAGAGATGCACGATACCCGGCCGGTAAAGATCATTTGAACAGAACCAAAGACCTGAGTCATCCTTACATGACTTCAGATCTGTCTAAATGCATCAATTGTTCACGTTGTGTAAGAGCCTGTGACGAAGTTCAGGGAATGTTTGTGCTAAGTATGGCCGGCAGAGGATTTGAAAGCAGGATCATAAAAGGTATGGATACATCCTTTATAGAATCGTCTTGTGTAAGTTGTGGAGCCTGTGCGCAAGCCTGTCCTACTTCTGCAATATCGGATGTATATGAATCCAAATCCATTGTTGTGGATAAAAAGATCCGAACCATTTGCACCTATTGCGGCGTAGGATGTAATTTAGATGTATCTGTTAAAGATGGAAAAGTAAAATCGATACAAGCCCCGTGGGATAGCAAAGTTAATCCTGGTCACATGTGTTTAAAAGGGCGATTTGCATTTTCGTTTTATAATCACCCCGATCGTATCAGAACACCATTGATCAAAAAGAATGGTGCATTTGTTGAAGCCACCTGGGATGAAGCCTATGATTTTATCACCTCTAAACTGAATGAGATCATTAAAGAAAATGGACCTGATCACATTGCCGGTATTTCATCATCACGTTGTCCCAACGAAGAAAATTATCTGATGCAAAAATTTATGCGTGCAGTGATCGGCACTAACAATATTGATGGCTGTGCTCGTATATGCCACTCTCCCACTGCCTTAGGCATGCAACGCACCTTTGGCACCGGTGCCGCTACCAATTCTATTGAAGACATTAAATGCACCAATTGTATGCTGGTGATCGGAGCCAATCCTACCGATGCACATCCGGTTACAGGTGCAAAAATTAAGCAGGCTGCCATAAAGGACACAACACTGATCGTAATTGATCCTCGTAAAACCGAACTGGCCCGTTATGCACATTATCATCTGCAACTAAAACCCGGTACCAATGTGGCCATGCTGAATCTTTTCTTTTATTATATTATTAAAGAAAATTTAGTTAATATTTCATTTGTAGAACAACGCACCGAAGGATTTGAAGAATTTAAACAACATATTCTCTCGCTGAATATTAATGAATTGGAAAGTATAACTGGTGTGGATCGCGATCTTGTGCGTGAAGCGGCAATTGCTTATGGCTCCGCAAAAAATGCGATGTCTTTCCATGGATTGGGAGTAACCGAACATTCACAGGGAACCTCAACTGTTATGTTGATTGCCAATCTGGCCATGATCACTGGCAATATCGGTCGTCCGGGCGTGGGTGTAAATCCATTACGTGGACAAAACAACGTGCAGGGTGCAGCAGATATGGGTTGTCAGCCAGATCAGGGTGCCGGTTATTTGGATGTGACCAACGATGAAATGCATGCCTTGTATGAGAATTTTTATGGTGCCAAACTACCCAAACATATCGGTTATAAAATTCCACAGATGTACGAATCTGCGCTACAGGATAAACTGAAAGCGATGTGGATCATTGGGGAAAATGTGGTACAAACAGATCCGAATACCCAAATGGTGATAAAAGCATTGAGCAAACTGGATCTCCTGGTGGTTCAGGAATTGTTTATGACCGAAACCGCTAAGCTCGCAACCGTTATATTGCCATGTGCTTCGTTTTTGGAGAAAGAAGGTACATTCACCAATGGAGAACGTCGTGTACAACGCGTGAACAGAGTGGTTGAACATTTACCCGGCACCAAACCCGATGGACAGGTACTCACAGAGATCATGCAGTGCATGGGTTATCCGCAACCGGATTACTCTGCACAAGGCGTATTAAATGAAATTGCTCAAATTGTTCCTTTTTTTAAAGGCATTACCTGGGAAAATCTGGGCGAGAACGGATTGCAGTGGCCTGTGAATGATGGCGGCATTGATACTCCCATATTACATAAAGAAACATTTAAACGAGGTATGGGGACATTTTATAAGCAGACCTATAAGGAATCGGTGGAGCTACAGGAACATAGCAAAGATTATCCCTTCATTGTTACAACTAACCGTGGACTGGAACATTACAACAGTGGAGTAATGACCCGTCGTACGCCCAATGAACAACTGATCGCTGAAGATGTACTTTTGATACACCCCGATGATGCAAAAGAATATTTGATCAACAGTGGCGACATGGTTTGTGTAGAATCACCACGCGGGAAAGTAGATATCAAAGCCCGAATCTCAACTGCGGTAAAAAAAGGAATATTAAGTACTACTTTCCACTTTCCTGAGGTTATGATCAATAATTTAACATCTGATATTTGCGACAGTGATGCCTTGTGTCCCGAATATAAAGTGGTAGCTGCACGTATAAGAAAAAGCAGGGGAAAATATAGAGATCCAAAATTGAAATGA